In one window of Methanosarcina vacuolata Z-761 DNA:
- a CDS encoding MM0924 family protein, protein MYQCFIVEHYLNKAVDVYCGGPDIFKGTIEACADNVLTLKNDGKYTHVAIDKIIALWPQ, encoded by the coding sequence ATGTATCAATGCTTTATAGTGGAACATTATCTTAACAAGGCTGTAGACGTTTACTGCGGTGGGCCAGATATTTTCAAGGGAACCATAGAAGCCTGTGCCGATAATGTTCTCACTCTCAAAAACGACGGAAAGTATACCCATGTAGCTATAGATAAAATAATCGCCCTGTGGCCTCAGTAA
- a CDS encoding energy-coupling factor ABC transporter ATP-binding protein, with amino-acid sequence MIILETRDLKYTYPDGTVAIQDLNIEIKKGKKVAFVGQNGSGKSTLFLLLNGTLKPAEGDVFFHGVPFKYDSKSLREIRKSIGIVFQNSDDQIFAPTVYQDVAFGPANLGYSKERVDTCVQQALEQVGLSRLKDKPPHHLSGGQKKRVAIAGIMAMEPEVIILDEPLSNLDPVGADEIMDLLNEFNQFGSTIIISTHDVDLAYRWSDYVFLLSNSKIIGQGTPAEVFKDFDLLKKTGLRQPTTLEIYHEIERRGLASGGNSPKTIPDLVNTLKPIDLIWVDVPPGIKEGDSLNLGIMYGQYATQSPYEAVNATVLHIHPDGRAIVELKRKGIKAGGVLIYDTDNYSLPEVKQILKEGEIVFVGAMGKKSKILAEHDGIRLDVSSGVIDKTILTALCGKRCLILTAGGMVDHALKRIKEYVETSGIEFTVGVVNREEDYQWIGETKDSPETFEV; translated from the coding sequence ATGATCATTCTTGAGACCAGGGACCTTAAATATACATACCCTGACGGAACTGTAGCTATTCAGGACCTGAACATTGAAATCAAAAAAGGAAAAAAGGTAGCTTTCGTAGGGCAAAATGGTTCCGGAAAGTCCACGCTTTTTCTTTTACTTAACGGGACTTTAAAACCAGCTGAAGGTGATGTCTTTTTTCATGGAGTTCCTTTTAAGTACGATTCAAAATCCCTCAGGGAAATCCGAAAATCCATAGGAATTGTTTTTCAGAATTCCGATGACCAGATCTTTGCCCCTACAGTGTACCAGGATGTAGCTTTCGGGCCGGCAAACCTGGGTTATTCAAAAGAAAGAGTTGATACCTGCGTACAGCAAGCCCTTGAACAGGTGGGGCTCTCCCGTTTAAAAGATAAGCCGCCCCATCACCTCAGTGGAGGACAGAAAAAACGGGTTGCAATTGCCGGGATTATGGCAATGGAACCTGAAGTGATTATCCTTGACGAACCGCTCTCGAATCTTGACCCTGTAGGCGCGGATGAAATCATGGATTTGCTTAACGAATTTAACCAGTTCGGGAGCACCATTATTATCTCTACTCATGATGTGGATTTAGCATACCGCTGGTCTGATTACGTGTTCCTGCTGTCAAACAGCAAAATTATAGGACAGGGCACTCCGGCAGAAGTTTTCAAAGATTTTGACCTCCTCAAAAAAACCGGGCTCAGACAGCCTACTACTCTTGAGATCTATCATGAAATCGAAAGACGAGGGCTTGCATCTGGAGGAAATTCCCCAAAAACCATCCCTGACCTTGTCAATACCCTAAAACCTATTGACCTTATATGGGTTGATGTTCCTCCGGGAATCAAAGAAGGAGATAGCCTGAACTTAGGGATCATGTACGGACAGTATGCGACTCAGTCCCCTTACGAAGCTGTTAACGCTACCGTGCTGCATATCCATCCAGACGGAAGGGCTATTGTTGAGTTAAAGCGTAAAGGGATCAAAGCCGGCGGAGTCCTGATTTATGACACTGATAATTATTCTCTGCCAGAAGTAAAACAAATACTTAAGGAAGGAGAAATTGTCTTTGTCGGAGCAATGGGTAAAAAAAGTAAAATTCTTGCTGAGCATGATGGAATCAGGTTGGATGTTTCCTCAGGCGTTATAGACAAAACTATCCTGACGGCCCTTTGTGGAAAACGTTGCCTTATCCTTACGGCTGGAGGGATGGTTGACCATGCCCTTAAGAGAATAAAGGAGTATGTGGAGACAAGCGGGATAGAGTTTACTGTTGGAGTTGTTAACAGGGAAGAAGATTATCAGTGGATCGGAGAGACTAAGGACAGCCCTGAAACGTTTGAGGTATGA